One Dysosmobacter welbionis DNA segment encodes these proteins:
- a CDS encoding SNF2-related protein: MFDAPAGAQMSFFPSEAEQIQSIAEAESVTPSAFSMFISQDDIDHILRTSGNADAARMKIAAEFSKQKPLEDRAVFLKKLYYGGNGLITDNGRFSAWYGDDGIHIATGDTSRYLRSAQVIGWADAAEHIEELLDGGAFATNLEVTEAPRYERLGIAADVWNLYHDFSDEAKSLGYLSCLGNIHSTSFPEETERLTDDLLNPAFRDRLLSEYKVFMDAYRENRALLRFHYHRPQALLTRLEDLSLPRKEFRSDMEAIPATGRFITEDEISASLANGSSFEGGKARIYAFFQTSHTPKENADFLKKEYGIGGHTHAVSRESGSYEDHGSKGITLKKAGCADVQMNWNKVASRISELIRMNRYFTPDEQALYDKAQAQDVARNTAYDSYNAIKESHPDNIVLFQVGDFFEMYGEDAKQAAELLDMNLTTRNIPGAGRVEMCGLPSNNLEMYVEKLRDKYDVTIAEASDFRGERHIYTLRSIDHEAEAAINAYEAEFGADGTRVFRDPAAEQVQPTVQERLEHYRPVVMAAVSEDTAYRNACGHSDRENAEIECNAAVRRAVLNSKDMELIRLFSDVPEFRSRLHQEVFEGTYERLHDLLRPLSQDDIDDALRAWNRNIESKHAVVRYMQQHGREKETAAWLAHEYGGKEGNNLFIVRAGSPETAELTWPKVQRRLAQLIREDKFYTEAERDNFDDIDPVVIRETLAERGIVGGKVVDPEKLNSDPFIQRVMQDAERVAEQALMERAKGLISDFCRSEYGSEADFSDPTKIGVAYTTVTDDEIPIQVNIDLVNYRLERYLDDEHLETRQYGSLQEIITNELENLDFSDLIHVSDEDVEQYRWHEPEEAVTDVPETAPVPQREPFPYSVGDTVYLEDGKPFIIESIGLFDISLRDPSLRYPVSRAESRESFARLMERYPQPEQAPAYTEQTVAVYPADKNNLPYDVEIRTLRFDEPEHDPPSAEPAKPEPPAMNEEERLILEHEGRAALSEMGEFVPDFDDAISQAEIDEPPAHRPAVSIPVDGEWQEFHSVAAAEQAAYADFKAASHRDAQNFHITDDALGVGGAKAKFRANMAAIRLLQELEFEGLQASPEQQEILSRYVGWGGLADAFDENKPNWSDEFAELYATLSPEEYAAARASTLNAHYTSPTVIKAIYEAVGNMGFQTGNILEPSMGVGNFFGLLPEQMQGSKLYGVELDSITGRIAKQLYPKADITIAGFETTDRKDFYDLAVGNVPFGQYQVDDRAYNKLGFSIHDYFFAKTLDQVRPGGVIAFVTSRYTMDKQSPEVRRYIAQRAELLGAIRLPNNAFRANAGTDVVSDILFLQKRDRPIEIEPDWVYLGQNEDGFAINRYFVDHPEMILGRQTSESTQYGKQDFTVVPIEGLKLADQLHDAVKNIRGTYQEAELPELGEGEQIDTSIPADPNVKNYSYTVVGGEVYYRENSRMVKPELNATAAERVKGMVALRDCVNELIALQMDEYSAESRIQEAQAELNRLYDAFSAKHGLINDRANRLAFSDDSSYYLLCSLEVLDDDGKLERKADMFHKRTIKQQRSVDSVDTASEALAVCIGEKACVDLDFMASLMGGSEKIPQIVEDLKGVIYKEPNSGPFDLQDGGEHWAKGWQTADEYLSGNVRQKLRTAQRVAARDPFFAGNVDALIAAQPKDLEASEIEVRLGVTWLDKKYIEQFMYETFETPRYLRGQIEISYVPYTAEWQVSRKSMVRYNDVAAFTTYGTDRASAYRLLEDALNLRDIRIYDTIEDADGRERRVLNAKETTLAAQKQQLIRDAFKDWIWKDPERRETLVRQYNEEMNSTRPREYDGSHIVFSGMNPEITLREHQKNAIAHVLYGGNTLLAHEVGAGKTFEMVASAMESKRLGLCQKSIFVVPNHLTEQWASEFLRLYPSANILVTTKKDFETHNRKKFCARIATGDYDAVIIGHSQFERIPISPERQEQLLHQQIEEITDGIQDTKLAGGNSFTIKSLERTKKGLEARLKKLQASDRKDDVIYFEQLGVDRMFVDESDNYKNLFLYTKMRNVAGLSTTDAQKSSDMFSKCRYMDELTGGRGVVFATGTPVSNSMTELYTIQRYLQHDRLQEMGMGHFDCWASRFGETTTALELAPEGTGYRARTRFAKFFNLPELMNLFKEVADIKTADQLHLPTPEVAYHTIATKPTQIQQDMVKALSERASKVHSGAVSPDVDNMLKITSDGRKLGLDQRIINPMLPDEETTKVNQCVANILQYWRDGEEEKLTQLVFCDISTPKTTPSQRAAKASPGTLDSPEIHALESAISLEESAETPFTVYEDVRQKLIDAGMPPEQIAFIHDANTEVKKRELFAKVRSGQVRVLMGSTAKMGAGTNVQDRLVALHDLDCPWRPRDLTQRKGRIERQGNQNKLVHVCRYVTEGTFDAYLWQTVENKQKFISQIMTSKSPVRSCEDVDATALSFAEIKALCAGDPRIKERMDLDIEVSKLKIMKADHNSKQFRLEDSLLKYFPEKIEEHKGFVRGLEADMQTLAAHPLPAEGFVGMEIRGDRLTDKENAGAALLDTCKEVKGKDPVQIGSYRGFTMSVAFDSIWKTYTLTLKGQMTHRVELGSDARGNLVRIENALDKMPERLRSVQEQLENLYNQQAAAKAEVGKPFPQEQELAAKTARLIELDMELNLDGKGQPQPEQAIAKSTRPSVLDRLKAPPVHGTPEKPHKKEMEAR, from the coding sequence ATGTTCGATGCCCCTGCTGGGGCACAGATGTCCTTCTTCCCCTCAGAGGCAGAACAAATTCAATCCATCGCAGAAGCGGAGAGTGTAACACCCTCCGCTTTTTCTATGTTCATTTCTCAGGATGATATTGACCACATCCTGCGCACGAGCGGTAATGCGGATGCAGCGCGGATGAAAATTGCTGCGGAATTCTCCAAGCAAAAGCCTTTAGAGGATCGCGCGGTATTTCTCAAAAAGCTCTACTACGGCGGCAACGGCCTGATTACGGATAACGGCAGGTTTTCCGCATGGTACGGAGACGATGGTATCCATATTGCAACCGGAGATACCTCTCGCTATCTTCGTTCTGCCCAAGTGATAGGCTGGGCAGATGCGGCGGAGCATATTGAGGAACTTCTGGACGGCGGCGCATTTGCCACCAATCTTGAGGTCACGGAAGCCCCGCGCTATGAGCGGCTGGGTATTGCTGCGGATGTCTGGAACCTTTATCACGATTTCTCGGATGAAGCAAAGTCGCTGGGGTATCTGTCCTGCTTGGGTAATATCCATAGCACCAGCTTTCCAGAGGAAACGGAGCGTCTGACGGACGATCTGCTGAATCCGGCGTTCCGGGATAGGCTCCTGTCAGAATACAAGGTATTCATGGACGCCTACCGCGAAAACCGTGCGCTGCTGCGCTTCCATTACCACCGGCCGCAGGCACTTCTCACACGTTTAGAAGATCTGTCCCTTCCACGAAAGGAATTCCGTTCCGATATGGAGGCTATTCCAGCAACCGGCAGGTTTATCACCGAAGATGAAATTTCGGCTTCTCTTGCAAACGGAAGCAGCTTTGAGGGTGGAAAGGCCCGCATCTATGCGTTTTTCCAGACTTCGCACACCCCCAAGGAGAATGCCGATTTTCTGAAAAAGGAGTACGGCATCGGCGGGCATACCCATGCCGTATCCAGAGAAAGCGGCAGCTATGAAGATCACGGCAGCAAAGGCATCACGTTGAAAAAAGCGGGCTGTGCAGATGTTCAGATGAATTGGAACAAGGTCGCTTCGCGTATCTCTGAGCTGATTCGGATGAACCGCTATTTTACACCAGACGAACAGGCGCTTTATGATAAGGCGCAGGCACAGGATGTGGCGCGAAACACCGCCTACGACAGCTATAACGCCATCAAGGAATCCCACCCGGACAACATCGTGCTGTTTCAGGTGGGGGATTTCTTTGAAATGTATGGCGAGGACGCAAAACAGGCGGCGGAGCTGCTGGATATGAACCTGACCACCCGCAATATCCCCGGCGCTGGCCGTGTGGAAATGTGTGGCCTTCCGTCGAACAATTTAGAGATGTATGTGGAGAAATTGCGCGATAAGTACGACGTGACGATTGCCGAAGCGTCAGACTTTAGGGGTGAGCGCCACATTTACACGCTGCGCTCTATTGACCATGAAGCAGAAGCCGCCATCAATGCTTATGAAGCAGAGTTCGGCGCGGACGGCACGAGGGTGTTCCGCGACCCCGCCGCAGAGCAAGTTCAGCCCACGGTGCAGGAACGTTTGGAGCATTACAGGCCGGTGGTGATGGCAGCGGTTTCGGAGGATACGGCCTATCGCAACGCCTGCGGTCACTCTGACCGGGAAAATGCGGAAATCGAGTGTAATGCCGCTGTGCGCCGTGCCGTTCTCAATTCAAAAGATATGGAGCTTATCCGGCTATTTTCGGATGTTCCAGAATTCCGCAGCCGCTTACATCAGGAGGTTTTTGAGGGAACCTATGAGCGGCTTCACGATCTGCTGCGACCGCTCTCGCAGGACGATATAGACGATGCGCTCCGTGCATGGAACAGAAATATCGAGAGCAAACACGCCGTAGTGCGGTATATGCAGCAGCACGGACGTGAAAAAGAAACTGCTGCATGGCTTGCTCACGAGTACGGCGGCAAGGAGGGCAACAATCTCTTTATCGTCCGCGCTGGAAGCCCGGAAACCGCCGAACTGACATGGCCGAAGGTGCAGCGGCGACTGGCGCAGCTCATCCGCGAGGATAAATTCTACACCGAGGCGGAACGCGACAATTTCGATGATATTGACCCTGTTGTCATTCGGGAAACCCTCGCCGAGCGCGGCATCGTGGGCGGCAAAGTAGTTGACCCCGAAAAGCTGAACAGCGATCCATTTATCCAGCGTGTGATGCAGGATGCGGAGCGTGTTGCGGAGCAGGCGCTCATGGAACGTGCAAAGGGACTGATCTCCGACTTCTGCCGGAGTGAATACGGCTCAGAGGCGGATTTCAGCGACCCCACCAAGATTGGCGTCGCTTACACCACCGTCACCGACGATGAGATTCCCATTCAGGTGAACATTGACCTTGTGAATTACCGGCTGGAGCGCTATCTGGATGACGAGCATCTGGAAACCCGGCAGTACGGCTCTTTGCAAGAGATTATTACCAACGAGCTGGAAAACCTCGATTTCAGCGACCTCATTCATGTTTCGGATGAGGATGTGGAACAATACCGCTGGCATGAGCCAGAGGAAGCAGTTACAGACGTTCCCGAAACAGCTCCTGTCCCGCAGAGAGAACCGTTCCCGTATTCCGTAGGCGATACGGTATATTTGGAGGACGGCAAGCCGTTTATTATTGAGAGCATCGGTCTTTTTGATATTTCTCTCCGCGATCCGTCGCTTCGCTATCCCGTTTCCCGTGCGGAGAGCAGGGAGAGCTTCGCACGGCTCATGGAGCGGTATCCGCAGCCGGAACAGGCACCCGCCTACACCGAGCAGACCGTGGCGGTGTATCCCGCTGACAAAAACAACCTCCCCTATGATGTGGAGATTCGCACCCTGCGCTTTGACGAGCCGGAGCATGACCCGCCCTCTGCGGAACCCGCCAAGCCTGAACCTCCTGCTATGAACGAGGAAGAAAGGCTGATTCTGGAGCATGAAGGTCGAGCGGCACTCTCGGAAATGGGCGAGTTTGTGCCTGATTTTGATGATGCCATCTCACAGGCCGAGATCGACGAGCCTCCCGCACACCGTCCTGCGGTATCCATCCCCGTTGACGGCGAGTGGCAGGAATTTCACAGCGTTGCCGCTGCGGAGCAGGCCGCTTACGCTGACTTCAAGGCGGCAAGCCACCGCGACGCGCAGAATTTCCACATCACCGATGATGCCCTCGGCGTCGGCGGCGCAAAAGCAAAGTTTCGGGCAAATATGGCGGCGATTCGCCTCCTGCAAGAGCTGGAGTTTGAGGGCTTACAGGCCAGCCCGGAGCAGCAGGAAATCCTCTCCCGCTATGTGGGCTGGGGCGGTCTTGCGGATGCCTTCGACGAGAATAAGCCAAACTGGTCGGACGAGTTTGCAGAGCTTTACGCCACACTTTCCCCGGAGGAATACGCTGCGGCCAGAGCGTCCACGCTGAACGCCCACTACACCAGCCCCACCGTCATCAAGGCAATCTATGAAGCGGTCGGCAATATGGGCTTTCAGACCGGCAACATTCTGGAGCCGTCTATGGGCGTTGGCAACTTTTTTGGCCTGCTGCCGGAGCAGATGCAGGGCAGCAAGCTCTACGGCGTGGAGCTGGACAGCATCACCGGACGTATTGCCAAGCAGCTTTATCCCAAGGCGGACATTACCATCGCGGGCTTTGAAACAACGGACAGGAAAGACTTTTACGACCTTGCCGTGGGCAACGTCCCGTTCGGACAATATCAGGTAGATGACCGGGCTTATAACAAGCTCGGTTTTTCCATTCACGACTACTTCTTTGCCAAAACCCTCGACCAAGTGCGTCCGGGCGGCGTGATTGCGTTTGTGACCTCCCGCTACACGATGGACAAGCAATCGCCCGAAGTCCGCAGGTACATCGCGCAGCGGGCGGAGCTGCTGGGTGCCATTCGTCTGCCCAACAATGCGTTCCGCGCCAACGCCGGTACGGATGTGGTTTCGGACATTCTCTTTCTCCAAAAGCGTGACCGTCCCATTGAGATCGAACCGGATTGGGTATACCTCGGCCAGAACGAGGATGGCTTTGCCATCAACCGCTATTTTGTTGACCACCCGGAGATGATTTTAGGCAGGCAGACCTCCGAAAGCACCCAATACGGCAAGCAGGACTTCACCGTTGTCCCCATTGAGGGGCTGAAACTTGCAGATCAGCTCCATGATGCCGTGAAAAACATTCGCGGCACCTATCAGGAGGCGGAACTGCCAGAGCTGGGTGAGGGCGAACAGATCGACACGTCTATCCCCGCAGACCCCAATGTGAAAAACTACTCCTACACCGTGGTGGGCGGCGAGGTGTATTACCGGGAAAACAGCCGCATGGTCAAACCGGAGCTGAACGCCACCGCCGCCGAGCGTGTCAAGGGCATGGTCGCGCTGCGGGATTGCGTGAATGAGCTGATTGCCCTGCAAATGGACGAGTACAGCGCAGAAAGCCGGATTCAGGAAGCACAGGCCGAGCTAAACCGCCTCTATGATGCGTTCTCCGCAAAACATGGCCTAATCAATGACCGTGCGAACCGTCTTGCGTTCTCTGACGATTCCTCTTACTACCTCCTGTGTTCACTGGAAGTGCTGGATGACGACGGAAAGCTGGAGCGCAAGGCGGATATGTTCCACAAGCGCACTATCAAGCAGCAGCGCAGCGTAGATTCTGTGGATACCGCCAGTGAAGCCCTTGCTGTCTGCATCGGAGAAAAAGCCTGCGTCGATCTCGACTTTATGGCCTCCCTCATGGGCGGCAGCGAGAAAATCCCGCAGATCGTTGAGGATTTGAAGGGTGTCATTTACAAGGAACCCAACAGCGGCCCGTTTGACTTGCAGGACGGCGGCGAGCATTGGGCGAAGGGCTGGCAAACGGCGGACGAATATCTCTCCGGCAACGTCCGGCAGAAGCTCCGCACCGCGCAGCGCGTGGCAGCGCGCGACCCATTCTTCGCCGGGAATGTGGATGCCCTGATCGCCGCACAGCCGAAAGACCTTGAAGCCAGCGAGATTGAGGTGCGGCTGGGTGTGACATGGCTTGATAAGAAGTACATCGAGCAATTCATGTATGAAACCTTTGAAACGCCCCGCTATCTGCGCGGACAGATCGAGATCAGCTATGTCCCGTACACCGCAGAATGGCAGGTTTCCCGCAAGAGCATGGTGCGCTACAACGATGTGGCGGCGTTCACCACCTACGGCACAGACCGCGCCAGCGCCTACCGGCTGCTGGAGGATGCGCTGAATCTCCGCGACATTCGTATCTACGATACCATTGAGGATGCAGACGGACGGGAGCGCCGTGTCCTCAACGCCAAGGAAACCACCCTTGCCGCGCAGAAACAGCAGCTTATCCGGGATGCGTTCAAGGACTGGATTTGGAAAGACCCGGAGCGGCGCGAAACGCTGGTACGGCAATACAACGAGGAAATGAACAGCACTCGTCCCCGCGAGTATGACGGCAGCCACATCGTTTTCTCTGGGATGAACCCGGAAATCACCCTCCGGGAGCATCAGAAAAACGCCATCGCCCATGTGCTGTACGGCGGGAATACGCTGCTGGCACACGAAGTTGGCGCGGGAAAAACCTTTGAAATGGTAGCCTCTGCGATGGAATCCAAGAGATTGGGCCTGTGCCAGAAATCCATTTTTGTCGTGCCGAACCATCTGACGGAACAGTGGGCGTCTGAGTTTCTGCGGCTCTACCCTTCGGCCAACATCCTTGTCACTACCAAGAAAGACTTTGAAACCCACAACCGCAAGAAATTCTGCGCCCGTATCGCCACCGGCGACTATGACGCCGTTATCATCGGCCACAGCCAGTTTGAGCGTATCCCCATCAGTCCGGAGCGGCAGGAACAGCTCCTTCACCAGCAGATTGAGGAAATCACCGATGGTATTCAGGATACCAAGCTCGCAGGCGGCAACAGCTTTACCATCAAGAGCTTGGAGCGCACGAAAAAGGGGCTGGAGGCGCGGCTGAAAAAGCTGCAAGCCAGCGACCGCAAGGATGATGTGATTTACTTTGAACAGCTCGGCGTAGACAGGATGTTTGTGGACGAGTCGGACAATTATAAAAATCTTTTCCTCTATACGAAGATGCGCAACGTGGCAGGGCTTTCTACCACCGATGCGCAGAAATCCTCGGATATGTTCTCCAAGTGCCGCTACATGGATGAGCTGACCGGTGGGCGCGGCGTGGTGTTTGCCACCGGCACCCCGGTTTCCAACTCCATGACAGAGCTTTACACCATCCAGCGCTATTTGCAGCATGACCGGCTGCAAGAGATGGGTATGGGCCACTTTGATTGCTGGGCAAGCCGCTTTGGTGAAACCACCACCGCGCTGGAGCTTGCCCCGGAGGGCACCGGCTACCGGGCAAGGACGCGCTTTGCAAAGTTTTTCAACTTGCCCGAATTGATGAACCTGTTCAAAGAGGTCGCCGACATCAAAACGGCGGATCAGCTCCACTTGCCCACGCCGGAGGTTGCGTACCACACCATCGCCACCAAACCCACGCAGATCCAGCAGGACATGGTGAAAGCCCTCTCGGAACGAGCGTCCAAGGTACACAGCGGTGCGGTCAGCCCGGATGTGGACAATATGCTCAAAATTACCTCGGACGGACGCAAGCTGGGGCTTGACCAGCGCATCATCAATCCCATGCTCCCCGACGAGGAAACCACCAAGGTCAATCAGTGCGTGGCGAACATTCTCCAATACTGGCGTGACGGCGAGGAGGAAAAACTGACACAGCTTGTGTTTTGCGACATTTCTACGCCAAAGACCACGCCCTCACAGCGGGCGGCAAAGGCTTCCCCCGGTACGCTGGACAGCCCGGAAATCCATGCGCTGGAGAGTGCGATTTCATTGGAGGAAAGCGCGGAAACGCCGTTCACGGTCTATGAGGATGTGCGCCAAAAGCTCATTGACGCCGGTATGCCCCCGGAACAAATCGCGTTCATCCACGACGCCAATACGGAGGTCAAAAAGCGGGAGCTGTTCGCAAAAGTACGCAGCGGTCAGGTGCGCGTCCTGATGGGCAGCACGGCCAAAATGGGCGCAGGAACCAACGTGCAGGATCGTTTGGTCGCACTTCACGATTTGGATTGCCCGTGGCGTCCCCGTGATCTCACGCAGCGAAAAGGCCGCATCGAGCGTCAGGGCAATCAGAACAAGCTCGTTCATGTATGCCGCTATGTGACCGAGGGGACGTTTGATGCCTACCTCTGGCAAACGGTGGAAAATAAGCAGAAATTCATCTCTCAGATCATGACCTCAAAATCCCCGGTTCGCTCCTGTGAGGATGTGGACGCCACGGCGCTGTCCTTTGCGGAGATCAAGGCGCTCTGTGCCGGTGATCCCCGCATCAAAGAGCGTATGGATTTGGACATCGAGGTGTCCAAGCTCAAAATTATGAAGGCAGACCACAACAGCAAGCAATTCCGCTTGGAGGACAGTCTGCTGAAATACTTCCCGGAAAAGATAGAAGAACACAAGGGCTTTGTTCGTGGACTGGAGGCGGATATGCAGACCCTCGCAGCGCATCCGCTCCCGGCAGAGGGCTTTGTCGGCATGGAGATTCGCGGCGACCGGCTCACCGATAAGGAAAACGCCGGTGCCGCACTGCTGGACACCTGCAAGGAGGTCAAGGGCAAAGACCCGGTACAGATCGGCAGCTATCGCGGCTTTACCATGTCCGTTGCTTTTGATTCCATTTGGAAAACGTACACGCTGACGCTGAAAGGCCAGATGACCCATCGCGTTGAACTCGGTTCGGATGCCAGAGGCAACCTTGTCCGCATCGAGAACGCGCTGGATAAAATGCCGGAGCGTCTGCGCAGCGTTCAGGAGCAGCTTGAAAACCTCTATAACCAGCAGGCAGCGGCAAAGGCTGAGGTCGGTAAGCCATTCCCGCAGGAGCAGGAGCTGGCCGCGAAAACTGCGCGGCTGATTGAGTTGGATATGGAACTGAATCTGGACGGCAAGGGACAGCCGCAGCCTGAGCAGGCGATTGCAAAATCGACGCGGCCTTCCGTTCTGGACAGGCTGAAAGCGCCGCCCGTTCATGGCACACCGGAAAAGCCCCACAAAAAAGAAATGGAGGCACGATAA
- a CDS encoding TnpV protein, translating into MTYTRSGDYLIPDLSLTEQPQAPLGKYGRMRKDYLKEHRPVLWNSLLLSEKLYPHLREIDEAANNRLEQMMPELMKSAGVTEALKASDPMKWVGLMNTLKAQAEETILTELVFS; encoded by the coding sequence CTGACCTACACCCGCAGCGGGGATTATCTGATTCCCGATCTGAGCCTGACCGAGCAGCCGCAAGCCCCGCTGGGCAAGTACGGCAGGATGCGGAAGGATTACCTGAAGGAGCATCGTCCGGTGCTGTGGAACAGCCTGCTGCTGTCCGAGAAGCTGTACCCCCATCTGCGGGAGATCGACGAGGCAGCGAACAACCGACTGGAACAGATGATGCCGGAGCTGATGAAGTCAGCGGGCGTGACGGAAGCGCTGAAAGCCAGCGACCCGATGAAGTGGGTAGGGCTGATGAACACGCTGAAAGCGCAGGCCGAGGAAACGATCCTCACGGAACTGGTGTTCAGCTAA
- a CDS encoding transposon-transfer assisting family protein: MNITFEERQLMSLYNTGTRTGLIAALEEMRGYLAADETELRELTDSAIAKLRRMSDAEYDALDLFPDFEKEDMDAE; the protein is encoded by the coding sequence ATGAACATCACCTTTGAAGAACGCCAACTTATGAGCCTCTACAACACCGGCACCCGCACGGGCTTGATCGCGGCGCTGGAGGAAATGCGCGGCTACCTCGCTGCGGATGAAACGGAGCTGCGGGAGCTGACGGACAGCGCCATCGCAAAGCTGCGCAGGATGAGCGACGCGGAATATGACGCGCTTGACCTGTTCCCCGATTTTGAAAAGGAGGATATGGATGCCGAGTAA
- a CDS encoding YodL domain-containing protein: MAEKQTNKDRMREIVDSIENGIKELFESDKYRKYLATMSRFHRYSVNNTMLIYMQRPDATHVAGFNKWRDQFGRNVLKGEKGIRIIAPTPYKKKVEEIKTDPETNAPILDADGKAVIEEKEIRIPMFKVVSVFDVSQTAGKPLPQLAADLSGNVQQYEVFMEALRRASPVPMEIKPVARDTDGFFSIKAQSITIRAGMSEVQTVCAAVHEIAHAKLHDYEHMTELADDGETILVPGEKSRNTEEVEAESISYAVCQYYGIETGENSFGYIATWSKGKELKELRASLETINKTASELITDIDRHFAEICKERGIDRENLAAAEQPSVEAPEAEKLYMVDNDKYIHVQRSDTGIDYTIYDAGSAKVLDGGVLDGTEQQLSTAALGICKLHNIGNAAPIRLAPLELLKDLQEANELPLGAGEQITGAVAVPTDAADNMLPELEQAVPMPDPTLTVDDMRSYGYLDSDMLPLSKDRAVELLEHDITVYMLHPGNTEEMVFEAEDIIKHDGMFGVTRPDWDAVKGHIPPRDVEQRFLNSPTDSMAIYQLRRDAPVELRFANLGSLAAPPDPANYEAVYTREVYPDDDTGRILENFYYIFNDERPGDFVGHSLSVSDIVALKQDGKVSYHYCDSTGFQELPAFQKPENYLKAAEMSMEDDYGMIDGIINNGPKQPTVADLEAQVKAGMSISLMDLAEAAHREKKKSVLEQLKSQPAQERPHKTALKKSAEKEL; encoded by the coding sequence ATGGCTGAAAAACAAACCAACAAAGACCGGATGCGGGAGATCGTTGACAGCATCGAAAATGGCATCAAGGAGCTGTTCGAGAGCGATAAGTACCGGAAGTACCTTGCCACCATGAGCCGCTTTCACCGCTACTCGGTCAATAATACCATGCTCATCTATATGCAGCGCCCCGACGCAACCCATGTGGCGGGCTTCAACAAGTGGCGCGATCAGTTCGGCAGGAACGTCCTGAAAGGCGAAAAAGGTATCCGCATCATCGCTCCTACTCCCTATAAGAAAAAGGTCGAGGAAATCAAGACCGACCCCGAAACCAACGCGCCGATACTGGACGCAGACGGTAAGGCCGTCATTGAGGAAAAGGAAATCCGTATCCCTATGTTCAAGGTGGTATCCGTCTTTGACGTGTCGCAGACTGCGGGAAAGCCCTTGCCCCAGCTTGCCGCCGATCTGAGCGGCAATGTGCAGCAGTATGAGGTTTTCATGGAGGCGCTGCGCCGTGCTTCTCCCGTTCCGATGGAGATAAAGCCCGTTGCGCGGGATACGGACGGCTTTTTCAGCATTAAGGCGCAGAGCATCACCATCCGCGCCGGTATGAGTGAGGTGCAGACGGTATGCGCCGCCGTCCATGAGATTGCCCACGCCAAGCTCCACGACTATGAACACATGACGGAGCTTGCGGACGATGGTGAGACGATCCTTGTCCCCGGTGAAAAGAGCCGCAACACCGAGGAGGTCGAGGCCGAAAGCATTTCCTATGCGGTCTGCCAGTATTACGGCATTGAAACGGGAGAGAACAGCTTCGGCTATATCGCCACATGGTCAAAGGGCAAGGAGCTGAAAGAGCTTCGAGCCAGTCTGGAAACTATCAATAAGACGGCATCCGAGCTGATTACGGACATTGACCGGCACTTTGCGGAGATTTGCAAGGAGCGCGGCATAGACCGGGAGAATTTGGCCGCTGCGGAACAGCCAAGTGTGGAAGCGCCAGAGGCGGAAAAGCTCTACATGGTGGACAACGACAAATACATTCACGTTCAGCGCAGCGACACAGGCATTGATTACACCATCTATGACGCCGGTTCCGCAAAAGTGCTGGATGGCGGCGTACTCGATGGCACCGAACAGCAACTGTCCACAGCGGCGCTTGGAATTTGCAAGCTCCACAATATTGGCAATGCCGCACCGATCCGCCTTGCGCCGCTGGAGCTGTTGAAAGACTTGCAGGAGGCAAACGAGCTGCCCCTCGGTGCCGGTGAACAGATCACCGGCGCAGTCGCTGTTCCCACCGATGCGGCAGATAATATGCTCCCGGAGCTGGAACAGGCCGTCCCGATGCCTGACCCCACGCTGACGGTGGATGATATGCGCAGCTATGGGTATCTGGATAGCGATATGCTCCCGCTTTCCAAGGATCGGGCAGTGGAGCTTCTGGAACATGACATCACGGTTTATATGCTCCATCCCGGCAACACCGAGGAAATGGTCTTTGAAGCCGAGGACATCATCAAGCACGACGGAATGTTCGGCGTCACAAGACCGGATTGGGATGCGGTCAAGGGCCATATCCCACCCCGCGATGTGGAGCAGCGTTTTTTGAACAGTCCCACCGATTCTATGGCGATCTACCAACTGCGCCGGGATGCGCCGGTGGAGCTGCGTTTTGCCAACCTCGGCAGTCTGGCCGCGCCGCCTGACCCGGCCAACTATGAAGCCGTCTATACCCGTGAGGTGTACCCGGACGATGATACCGGCAGAATCCTTGAAAACTTCTACTACATTTTCAACGACGAGCGCCCCGGCGATTTTGTGGGACACAGCCTCTCCGTCAGCGACATCGTTGCGCTGAAACAGGACGGCAAGGTATCCTATCACTACTGTGACAGCACGGGATTTCAGGAGCTGCCCGCCTTTCAGAAACCGGAGAATTATCTGAAAGCCGCCGAGATGTCGATGGAGGACGATTACGGCATGATCGACGGCATTATCAACAACGGCCCCAAACAGCCCACCGTCGCCGACCTTGAAGCACAGGTCAAGGCCGGTATGTCCATCTCCTTGATGGATTTGGCAGAGGCGGCACACCGGGAAAAGAAGAAATCTGTACTGGAGCAGCTCAAAAGCCAACCGGCCCAAGAACGTCCACACAAAACAGCGCTCAAAAAGAGCGCGGAAAAGGAGCTTTGA